Part of the Lolium rigidum isolate FL_2022 chromosome 6, APGP_CSIRO_Lrig_0.1, whole genome shotgun sequence genome, GACGGCATCGTCCCGTCCCCAGACTGCTCGCCGTCCCCCTCCGTGCTCCGCCTCTCTCCCTCGCTGCGCTGGGAGCAGGCGCGGGAGCCGCTGCACCAGGTCATCGACGGCAACCGCACCTGCGGTGTCGGGCCCGGGATGGCCTTCGCCAACGCCGTGCTACGCTCGAGTTCTATCTCTGTCGTCATCGGCCTCGTGCCCTGCGCTGCCGGCGGGACGCGGATCGCGGAGTGGGCCAAGGGGTCGGAGCTGTACGCAGCGATGGTGCAGCGCGCCCGGGAGGCCGTGGGCACCGGCGGCCGGATCGGAGCCGTGCTATGGTACCAGGGGGAGAGCGACACTGTGAGGTGGGCGGACGCTAACGCGTATGGGCAACGGATGGGCTCGCTCGTCCGCGACCTCCGCGCCGACCTCGCCATGCCGGATCTCCTCGTCATCCAGGTTGGACTCGCGTCAGGGCTTGGGGAGTACACCCAAGTCGTGAGGGATGCTCAGAAAGGATTCGCACTTCCGAACGTGAGGTTTGTCGACGCCATGGGGTTGCCGCTCCAGTACGACCACCTGCATCTCACCACCCAGGCTCAGGTCCAGCTCGGGCATATGCTGGCTCAGTCCTATTTGGATCATGGTACTACCAAGCCGTTAGATACTGCATCCACACCCTAGTTCTTCATATAGTACTACTGGCCAGTTCATTTAGCATCATATTTACTTCTCTGAGTTCTCTCGTTCCAGGGGTGCTGGGGCATGCACAATGTCGAACACCAACAACATGGTGGCTGCAGATCATGCTGGCTTGcttcattttcatttgaagtgAGACATACATAGAGTTGAGATGGTCTTTTATCTGACAAATgaggtgaagaagaagaaatccACCAAGCGTGAAAGTGTAGTAGAGCACCTGCTCGGTGCGCACCCGTATCGCCGACGTTGGTTTTCTTTGGAGATTCGTGAACTTGGTCTGCCGATTGCAGACAGTTAGCAGCATGCGCAGATGCTTAGCAACATAGGGACATAGGGTTGACTACAAGTTCACGAGATGTTTTGTCCAATCTGAAAAAAGTGATGGCGTGAACAGTTATCCTGGTTTTGGCTATTTGTGCACAGAGCAGGAAATCCTACTCTATTTCTTTTCGTCAGGTGGAGAAGTCCTATGTCATGcagctattatatattaaaaaataaaatgtAATTTGCATGCGTGCATGTCGCTCCAGATTGAAAGACTATGCATGATGCTAGAAGTACTGTAGCCAATTTTTTGTCTATCCTAAGCATGCCCTGACACACTGTATGCCTCCAAAATGTGAGTTCCAAGAGCACCACAATTGCTGACAAAAAAGAAGTAGATGTCAAACAACTTTGCATGAAGCCGAAGTTAGCTTGTCTGATTAAGCTGACATCCTTCTGGTATGCTCCAGAGTCCATGCGCACATTGGACGGTTAAGATGCGGGTGCGCGGTGCGCACCTGCTCCATAAATCCGGTCTCCCCCAACATCCACCAAGCTTTGTGCACACATGGCCATACAGACATACTGCAATGTGATGCCGATGGACGCCTATACATCCAAATTCCTACCGGAAATACCATAGAAGGTTTGCATTACACATGGAATTTGCACGTTGCATAAGTTAATCAGCTGACTGGTTATAGTCTGACGTAAAGAAGTGGAGAGTACTCAACAGTCTTCAACATTGTTGCTACCTGTCGACATCTGGAATTTTTGTCCGATGTTCCTTATGCTGCAACGGTTATGTtaagaaccggtgctaaagggtcatCACATGGCGGCTGCCGAGCGCTGCCGC contains:
- the LOC124662119 gene encoding probable carbohydrate esterase At4g34215, with amino-acid sequence MAGRGGVTGTHWDGIVPSPDCSPSPSVLRLSPSLRWEQAREPLHQVIDGNRTCGVGPGMAFANAVLRSSSISVVIGLVPCAAGGTRIAEWAKGSELYAAMVQRAREAVGTGGRIGAVLWYQGESDTVRWADANAYGQRMGSLVRDLRADLAMPDLLVIQVGLASGLGEYTQVVRDAQKGFALPNVRFVDAMGLPLQYDHLHLTTQAQVQLGHMLAQSYLDHGTTKPLDTASTP